AGTCGGGCCTTTCAGGTGCAGGACGTAAAACGAGTCTTACAGCCCATTACTCTGAAGTTAATGAAAATGTATCAGCATACAAACTTGGCAAACATCAGCATATCCCTGAAATAGAACAAGTCATATCGAATCAAATCGGTGAAAATGTAAATGTATCGTTCTCTACTCACCTCGTCCCGCTTACAAGAGGGATGATGTGCAGTATGTATGTCAATCTATCTCATGATCGATCCGAAGCAGAAGTGATTGATCTTTACCAATCAATCTATGAGGATCATCCATTTATCCGCGTGATGCCTGAAGGGAAATGCCCCTCAACAAAAGGTGTTTCCGGTTCTAACTACTGTGATATTGGTCTTTCTGTAGATCCGAGAACGAATCGCTTAACGATCATCTCGGTGATTGACAATTTGATGAAAGGTGCCGCTGGTCAAGCGGTACAGAATATGAATCTACGATTTGGTTATCCTGAGACAGCAGGTCTTAGTTTATCTCCAGTATTTCCATAAATCTACTAAACGAAAGGGTTGAATGCTTTGGCAACATCGACTGTAAGTGAGGAACTTTTTTCAATCGTAAAAGATGGCACAGTTACTTCTCCTAAAGGATTTGAAGCTGGTGGGTTTCATGCAGGTTTAAAACGAAAGCGTAAAGATCTTGGCTGGATTAAATCGGTTGTACCAGCGAATGCTGCAGGAGTGTTTACAATGAATACTTTCCAGGCACCGCCATTAAAAGTGACAAAAGAAAGTTTAGTAGATGGAAAACTTCAAGGCCTAGTTGTTAATTCGGGAAACGCCAATGCGTTTACAGGAAAGAAAGGCCTTGAGGACGCATATGAAATGCGTAAACAATTCGCAACTGTGATGGGTCTAAAAGAAACGGAAACGGCTGTTACTTCGACGGGGGTCATTGGGGAGTATTTGCCCATGGAAGCCATTATCAAAGGGATTCATCACATTCCAAACTATGCAGAAAAAACGAGTGGCACCGATTTTGCTGAAGCGATCGTTACGACAGATACAATGACAAAACAGGTAGCCGTAACGTGTCAGATTGATGGAAAAGACATCACCATTGGTGGCGCTGCAAAGGGATCAGGAATGATCAAGCCAAACATGGCCACGATGCTGGCTTTTGTAACGACCGATGCAGAAGTAGAAAATAACGCTCTTCAGTCCGCATTAAGCTCTGTGACTGACACGACTTATAACATGATCACAGTTGACGGTGAAACGAGTACAAATGATATGGTCCTTCTTCTAGCAAATGGTCAGGCGGAGAATGAAGAATTATCAGAAAGTCATCCTGAGTGGCAAACGTTCTTAAGTTCACTAGAGTATGTTTGTCAACAGTTAGCGAAATTGATCGCTAAAGATGGCGAAGGGGCTACAAAACTCGTTGAAGTTCACGTAAAAGGTGCGAAAACCGAAAACGGGGCGAAAGCCATTGCCAAATCTGTTGTAGGTTCTAGTTTAGTAAAAACAGCTATTTATGGAACCGATGCAAACTGGGGACGAATTGTTTGTGCCATTGGGTACAGTGGTGAATCTGTCCAAGAGGATTCTCTTTCCATATCACTTGGACCCATTAAAGTAGTGGATTATGGTATTACAACGGAATTTAGTGAGGAAGAGGCAAAAACCTATTTAGAAAACGAGAACATTCATATCTATATTGATTTGCATAACGGAAATGAAGAAGCAACAGCATGGGGGTGTGACCTTTCTTATGACTATGTCAGAATCAATGCCTCCTACAGAACATAATCAAAAGTATTTTGTGATTAAATGTGGTGGAAGTATATTAAATCAGCTTCCAGACTCATTTTACCTTGACCTAGTAGCTATGAAAAAACAAGGATATCATCCCGTACTCGTTCATGGTGGAGGCCCTGAAATCTCAAGGATGCTTGATAAGCTATCAATTCAGACAACATTTGTCGATGGACTACGTGTCACAACGGATGAGATGGTCGATACAGTTGAAATGGTACTGAGCGGTAAGGTGAATAAGCAGCTCGTGAGGAAGATCCACCATGCAGGAGCGAAAGCCATTGGCATTAGTGGCGTAGACGGAAAGCTGTTTACATGCAAACAGTCTAATGAATCACTCGGCCGTGTTGGGGAAGTCATCCATGTAGATAAATCACTAATTGAACAACTCTCTCAAGCTGGGTACATACCTATTATCTCACCAATCAGTACGGATGAATCTTTCGAACCTCTTAATATTAATGGGGATGAAGCCGCATCAGCTGTCGCTCAGGCGCTGCATGCAGATATTTGTCTCGTTAGCGATACGCCAGGTGTGTATGAAGAAATTGATGGGCAAAAAGTTATTTTCAGCACACTAGATGAGCCAAAAATAACAAGTTTAATAGAAAAAGGCACGATTATTGGTGGAATGATCCCTAAAGTGAAAGGAGCGATTGCCGCTCTTTCGGATAAAGTCTCCTCGGTTATTATTGTTGATGGTCGAGAAGAGAATGCCCTGCTAAAAGCAGTCGCACATGAATCTGTTGGAACGCGAATTGTTCGAAAGGAGTCTTTAGAATGTCACTAACTGAAACGTCACAAACAAGCATCATGCAAACATATAATCGACTTCCGATTACTGCCGTTAAAGGTGAAGGAAGCTTCCTATATAGTGAAGACGGAACAAAGTATCTTGATTTTACTTCCGGAATTGCCACATGTAATCTTGGTCATCAACCAGCTGCGATTAAAACAGCCGTTACAGAACAGTTGGATCTCCTCTGGCATTGTTCGAATTTATACCATATCCCAAAACAGCAGGAACTCGCTGAGGTTCTAACAGCGCAAAGCTGTTTTGACCAGGTGTTCTTCTGTAATAGCGGTACGGAAGCGAATGAAGCAGCGATTAAGCTCGTTCGAAAATGGAGCGGTAAAGAAACAATTGCAACGTTCACGAAGTCCTTCCATGGAAGAACGTTAGGTTCCCTTTCCGCTACAGCTCAACCAAACCTTCAAGATGGATTTGGCTCCATGCTTTCTGGTTTTGAATACTTTCCTTACAACGATTTTGATCGTTTATCAGAAATCGAGGAACGAAAACCAGCAGCCGTCATGTTAGAGCTCGTCCAGGGAGAAGGAGGCGTTCGTCCAGCAGATCAGGAGTGGATTTCGGAGCTTGTGTCGATTTGTAGATCGAACAATATTCTTATCGTCGTTGATGAAGTGCAAACCGGGATGGGCCGAACCGGAACGTTATTTGCTCATGAGCAATATGGTTTTGAACCAGATATTATGACGCTTGCAAAAGGGTTAGGTTCAGGATTCCCGATTGGTGCGATGCTTGCGAAGGAAAGCGTAGCGTCAACATTTGGTCCAGGAACTCACGGAAGTACATTTGGGGGAAATCCACTTGCTTCTGCCGCTGCAACTGCGACGGTAAAAGAGATCGGTTCTTTACTTAACAACGCAAAAGAAATGGGAGACATGCTTATAAATGAATTAAAAAGTTTGTCGGAGCAGCACAATTCCATTAATGAAGTGAGGGGACTAGGTTTACTTCTAGGAATTGAAGTGGCGGATGCCGCGCCTCTTGTTAGTAAGCTTAGAGAAAAAGACGTTCTTGTTTTAAGTGCAGGACCTAACGTCATTCGCATTCTTCCACCTCTTAATGTGAGTAAGAAGGAAGTAGAGCAATTTTTGGAGAAGCTAACCGACGTTTTTAAGTCAGCTGAAGGGGAGGATAAGGCATGAAAAAGGGCTATCTTGTATTAGAAAACGGAGCAGTATTTGAAGGCGATCTAATAGGAGCTTTAGAAGCTTCTGGTGAAGTTGTTTTCAATACAAGCATGACCGGTTATCAAGAGATTGTATCGGATCCTTCTTACGCCGGGCAAATCATCGTCTTCTGTTACCCACAAATCGGTAACTATGGAATAAATAAACTTGATAGTGAAAGTGAACACCTTCATCTTCACGGTGTTGTTACAGGAGAGCAGTGTGAGGAACCTAGTCATTATTTAGCAACAGGTTCCTTCTCAAATGGTCTATTACAGAATGAAATTCCTTCTTTAACAGGTGTAGACACACGAGCCCTCGTTAAAATGCTACGGGATTATGGAACAATGAAAGGACAAATAACGGCTGAACTTCCTAATAACAACGTTGAATGGAAATCAGAGAAATCTTTTGTTCCAAATGTATCAGTAAAAGAAAAAACACATTATCCAGGTGAAGGGCCACTTATTGTGCTGATGGACTACGGGTATAAGAAATCAATTCTTACGTCTCTTCAATCTCTTGGTTGTGCTGTAACAATCATGCCATTTAATACAACTTTTGAGGAAGTTGTTGACCTACAACCAGACGGAGTGGTGTTAAGTAATGGTCCTGGAGATCCTGAAGCATTATCTGCAACTTTTGAGACGATACGGCTTATTAGTGAAAAATATCCAACTTTCGGGATTTGTCTTGGTCATCAGCTTCTCGCTCTTTCACACGGGGCGTCCACTCGAAAGCTAACATTTGGACATCGTGGGTCGAATCACCCGGTGAAGCATTTGGAGACGGGGAAAGTGTTTATCACCTCCCAAAACCATGGTTATGAAGTCGTACAGGAGACCTTAGAAGATACAGGGCTTGCGCTTACTTTTGTTAATTTAAATGATGGAACCGTTGAAGGATTAAAACATCACCATTATAACATTCAATCGGTGCAATTCCATCCAGAAGCACACGCGGGACCTTCAGATACAGCATTTTTGTTCGACGCATTTATGAACCAGATTACAAGAACAGGAGACCAGCACTATGCCTTTACGTAAAGAGTTAAAAAAAGTTGTCATTTTAGGATCTGGCCCTATTGTCATTGGTCAGGCAGCGGAATTTGATTATGCAGGTACACAGGCGTGCCTGGCGCTAAAAGAAGAGGGGATTGAGGTTGTTTTAATAAATAGCAATCCAGCCACCATTATGACGGATTCATCGATCGCGGATCATGTTTATATGGAACCAATGACGCTTCCTTATGTAGAGGAAATCCTCAAAAAAGAAAAGCCTGATGGCATCATTGGCACACTTGGTGGTCAAACAGGTTTAAATCTTGTCGTAGAACTTTATGAAAAAGGGATTCTAGAAAAATTGAATGTGGAACTTCTTGGCACCTCTGTTGAATCCATTCAAAATGGGGAAGACCGTGAGAAGTTTAGACAGCTCATGCTTGATATTGGCGAACCAGTACCTGAGTCGAAAATTGCCGTGACAAGGGAAGAGGCGTTAACATTCGCTCGAGAAATTGGCTATCCGATCATGGTTCGCCCAGCCTATACAATGGGTGGTGAAGGCGGTGGATTTGCAGCTGATGACAACGCCTTGCTTGAAATTGTTGATCGCGGCCTTTCCTTAAGTCCTATTCACCAGGTACTCATTGAAAAAAGCATGCTTGGTTGGAAAGAAATCGAATATGAAGTGATGCGTGACGAAAACGATACGTGCATGATCGTCTGTAACATGGAAAATATGGATCCTGTTGGAATTCATACAGGGGATTCGATTGTTGTTGCACCTTCTCAGACGCTGAATGATTACCAATACCAGATGCTACGAAACGTTTCGTTGAAAGTGATTCGTGCCATTGACGTTATTGGTGGTTGTAATATTCAAATTGGATTAAACCCTGAATCAAACGATTATTACATCATTGAGGTGAATCCGCGGGTAAGTCGTTCGTCTGCATTAGCTTCTAAAGCTACTGGCTATCCGATTGCACGTATGGCTGCAAAATGTGCCATTGGCTTTACATTAGATGAGCTTCCAAATCCAATTACAGGTAATACGTATGCAGCATTCGAACCTGCCCTTGATTATTTAGTTGTCAAAATACCAAGGTTCCCATTTGATAAGTTTCCTGAAGGTGATCGCGTACTTGGAACGCAGATGAAAGCAACAGGAGAAGTGATGGCAATTGATCGAAGTTTTGAAGGTGCTTTAAACAAAGCTGTTCGATCTCTTGAGAGTGGTCATCAATCATTAACAGGCTTATATGAAGAGGTAAGTCAAGAGTATTTAAATGAACAGCTAATGACGCCAACAGATGAAAGACTTTTTTTAATTAGTGAAGCTTTTCGAAGAGGTTATTCTGTAGAGGACATTAAATCACTTACAGCCATTGATAGCTGGTTTCTTCATAAGGTGAAGCGAATTGTTGAAGCGGAAATAAAGATAATGAATCAAACCGATCTTTCTGAAGAATTGCTGATTCATGTTAAGCAATTAAACGTTAGTGATGCCTACATTTCGAAAGCAACTGGAAAAACGATCGATTCGATCATGAGTATGAGTAAAGAAGCTGGCATTCAGAGGGGAATGAAGCAAGTTGATACGTGTGCGGGTGAGTTTGAAGCCATCACGCCTTATTTCTACTCTACGTATTTAGGGAGCGATGAGATGGAGCAGATCAGTGAGCCAGGCATCCTCGTTCTTGGTTCAGGGCCCATTCGAATCGGGCAAGGTGTGGAGTTTGACTATTGCTCCGTTCACGCGACACAGGCAGTTAAGAAGTTAGGCTATCGTGCGATTGTTATGAATAATAACCCAGAAACGGTTAGTACAGATTATAGCGTTGCAGATCGTCTTTACTTTGAGCCGCTCTCACTTGAAGATGTCCTTGCGGTTATCGAGAAGGAACATATTATAGGAGTGGCTGTACAATTTGGTGGTCAAACTGCTGTTAATTTAGCGGAAGAGTTGCACGAGCGCGGAGTTCCAATCCTAGGTACACCTGTTGAGAACATTAATAAAGTCGAGGACCGAGATCAATTTTATCAATTGTTGGATTCTCTTTCGATTCCTTATATTGAAGGGAAAATGGCTTATCAGCCAGATGAAATGGAGGAGCTTGCCGCAGAGTTAGGATTCCCGATCATTGTAAGACCTTCCTATGTGATAGGCGGACAAAACATGTTTATCTTCCGTCATATGGATGAACTGAAACGGTATACGCAAAAATTAGAGAGCAGTTCAAAGAAAATGTGGCCATTCCTTCTCGACCGCTTTGTGGAAGGAATTGAATGTGAGGTCGATGTGATTTGCGATGGAGAATCAATCGCCATTCCTGGCATTATGGAGCACCTTGAACGAGCGGGCGTTCATTCTGGAGATAGCACAGCAATTTATCCACCTGTATCCATTACAGAAGAGCAGAAAGAAACGATTACGATGTATTCTGAAAAGCTATCTCAAGCGCTCGAATGTCGAGGGTTAATGAATATTCAATTTGTCATCGATCAAGGCATCATTTATGTTCTTGAAATTAATCCAAGATCTTCGAGAACTGTACCCGTTATCAGTAAAGTAACGAACATTCCAATGGTTGAATGGGCGATTAAAGCTCAATTGCAAAGTAACTCATTAAAGGCAACGGGTTTATTAGAAGAAAAGCCTTATTACACGGTGAAGTTTCCGATCTTCTCAAATGGAAAGTTAAAAAACGTAGACCATGTTCTTGGACCAGAAATGAAATCGACTGGAGAAGTGCTTGCTATGGCAAAAACATCGGAAGAAGCCTTAAGAAAAGCGGTTGTATCAACGTGGGATCCGAATAAGCTACCTTCTTCCATACTATGTTCGATTAGTGAAGAGCATAAAGAAGCTGCATGTGATGTACTAATGAAGCTTAAAGAAAAAGGTGTCGCAATCTACGCAACCTCTGGAACAGCCAAATTGTTAAATGATAAAGGTATCCAATCAATCGTGATTAAAAAAGATTTAGATGAAATTGAGGCGCTAATGAAAGAAGAGCTAAGCGCAGTTGTATCGATTCCGACAATCGGCAGAGAAAAAGAACGTTCTGGATTTCAAATGCGCGCACTCGCTACACGATATAAAATTCCATGTTTTACGCATCTTGACACGCTTCAGTTATTGGTCTTAGAAGGATCCAAGACACTTGAAGTCAACAGTCTAGAGCATTGGCACCAAATGAAAGAAACTCCAATCGGGCAGGAAGGATGATTGAATGATGCAGTCGGTAAAAACGCAAAATGAAATCGCAGAAGGAATGAAAGGGAAAGATTTTCTAACGATCGCTGAACTTAGCAGTGAGGAGATTCATTATCTTTTGCAAGAAGCTGAACTATTGAAAAAGCTACAAAAGGAAGGAATTCCTCATGAAGAATTAAAAGGAAAGGTGCTTGGGATGATCTTCGAAAAGTCATCAACAAGAACGCGTGTATCATTTGAAGTAGCAATGCTTCAGCTTGGTGGGCATGCTTTGTTTCTTAGTTCGAAAGACATCCAGCTTGGAAGAGGCGAGACGGTTGAAGACACCGCTAATGTGCTAGCAGGGTACCTTGACGGAGTAATGATTCGAACGTTTGGCCATGAGACGATTGAACGTTTTGCCAAAGCTTCCTCAGTTCCCGTTATTAACGGCTTAACAGATACACATCATCCAGCACAAATTCTTGCTGATTTACTTACGATTATCGAGCATAAAGGTCATTTAAGTGGATTGAAAGCAGCTTATTTTGGAGATGGGAACAATGTGGCTCATTCACTTATTGAAGGGGCAGCGAAAGTGGGCATGAATTTCACGATCGCCTGTCCAGCAGGTTATGAACCAGATGAAGGGATCGTAGCGAAAGCGAACGAAGTAGCAAAAGCAAATGGTTCGGTCATTGAGGTAACCGCTGATCCCCTTGCAGCTGCTAAGGATGCGGATGTTTTGATTACCGATGTTTGGGCGAGTATGAGGCAAGAAGACGAGCAAGCTGAACGTGAGGGCGTTTTCGAACCCTTTCAGGTGAATGAGGAGTTATGCATAAATGCTGATGAAAATTACATCTTTATGCATTGTCTTCCAGCGCATAGAGGAGAAGAGGTTACAGCGGAAATTATTGATGGTTCTCATTCAGTTGTATACCAGGAAGCAGAGAATCGTCTCCACGCTCAAAAAGCACTTTTGAAACTTTTATTAAAAAGTTAAATTTTTTTCGTGCAATTTGAATAAATATACGTTATCATAGATATTAATACAAAGATAAGGAGTGGATGACATGGCAAAAGAGAAAATCATTCTTGCTTATTCCGGAGGTCTTGATACCTCCATTTCGATAAAATGGTTAGAAGAAAAATATGGATACGAGGTTATTGCTCTTGGACTTGATGTAGGTGAAGGGAAAGATCTAGAGACGATCAAGGAAAAGGCACTGAATGTGGGTGCCTCAAAAGCTTATATGATTGAAGCGAAAGAACTTCTTGCTGAGAACTATCTTTTACCAGCATTAAAAGCAAATGCATTATACGAAGGGAAATACCCGCTATCCTCAGCACTGTCACGTCCCCTCATTTCAAAGCTTCTAGTTGAAGCGGCTGAACGTGAAGGAGCTACGGCAGTGGCACATGGATGTACAGGAAAAGGAAATGATCAGGTTCGCTTTGAAGTATCGATTCAAGCGTTGAATCCGGACTTGAAAGTGATCGCTCCTGTTCGTGAATGGGGAATGACGCGTGATGAACAGATTGCTTACGCACAAAAAAAAGGGATCCCGGTTCCTGTTAAACTTGATAATCCATTTTCAATTGATGCCAACATTTGGGGGCGTGCATGTGAAGCTGGTGTACTTGAAGATCCGTGGGCTGAGGCTCCAGAAGCCGCATTCGATTGGACAGCACCAATTCACCTAACACCTGATGAGCCGGAATACATTGAAATTGATTTTGTAGAAGGCTGCCCAACAGCACTTAATGGCCAAAAGATGGGGCTAGTTGATCTTATTGAGAAGTTAAATGAAATTGGCGGCGTCCACGGTATTGGACGTATTGATCATATTGAAAATCGTCTCGTTGGAATTAAATCCAGAGAAGTATATGAAAACCCAGGAGCACTCATTTTAATTAACGCTCACAAAGAATTGGAATTTTTAACTCATACGCGTGAAGTATCACAGTTCAAAACGACGATTGATCAGCAGCTTTCAAAACTGATCTATGATGGTTTATGGTATTCACCACTTCGTCAGGCGCTTGAAGGGTTCATTAACGAAACCCAGAAAGTAGTAAGTGGTAAGATTCGTCTTAAATTACACAAAGGGTCAAACACAGTAGTTGGACGTAAATCAGAGAACTCTCTCTATAACGAACAACTTGCAACATATCTTAAAGGTGATCTCTTTGATCATGACGCTGCAGTTGGATTCATTAAACTATGGGGATTACCTACAAAAGTGAATGCGGAAGTTCATAAGAAGCAAAAAGTAACTCAATAAGGAGATGTTAGTGTGTCTAAGCTATGGGGTGGACGCTTTACGAAAGAAACGAATAAGCTTGTAGAAGAATATACAGCTTCGATCCAGTATGATAAAGAACTAGCAGAAGAAGATATCGAAGGCAGTCTGGCCCATGTTCAGATGCTTAGTGAATGTGGTGTAATTAGTTCCTCTGACATGGAAGAAATCAAGCGAGGCTTACTTGTTGTTCTTGAGAACATTCAGAATGGAACGTTTGTATACGATGTATCTCAAGAAGACATTCATATGAACATTGAAAAAGCACTCATTGATGAAATAGGACCTGTTGGAGGAAAGCTGCATACCGGTAGAAGCCGTAATGACCAGGTTGCAACGGATATGCATATGTACCTTATTAAAAAGGTTAACCATTTTATTTCACACATCGAAGAGGTTCAGCAGGCGATTCTAAGCCAGGCTGAATCTCATGTTGAAACTGTTTTACCAGGTTATACACATTTGCAGCGTGCTCAACCTGTATCATTTGCCCATCATATGCTGGCGTATTTCTGGATGTTTGAACGTGATAAGGAAAGATTTCAAGACAGCTTAAAGAGAACGAGTATGTTACCGCTTGGTGCAGGCGCACTAGCTGGAACAACCTTTCCGATTGACCGCCATCGCACGGCAGAACTGTTAGGTTTTGACGCCGTTTATCCAAATAGCATGGACGCTGTTAGTGATCGTGATTTTATTGTTGAGTTTCTTTCAAATGCTTCCATGCTTATGATGCACATGTCCCGTTTGTCGGAAGAAATGGTGATCTGGAGCAGTCAGGAATTCCAATTTATCGAACTAGACGATTCTTTCTGTACGGGATCGAGTATTATGCCCCAGAAAAAGAATCCGGATGTTCCTGAACTTCTTCGTGCGAAAACAGGTCGTGTGTATGGGAATTTGTTTAGCTTGTTAACGGTATTGAAAGGACTACCGCTTGCTTATAACAAAGACATGCAGGAAGACAAGGAAGGCATGTTTGATACAGCTAAGACGCTTGATGGCGCTCTTCAACTTTTGGCGCCTATGATTGAAACAATGACTGTACAGACAGAAAACATGAAGCAAGCCGTTAATGAAGATTATTCTAATGCAACTGATATTGCGGATTACCTTGTTAACAAAGGAATGACGTTCCGTGAGTCGCATGAAGTCATAGGAAAGATTGTTCTTTATGGTATCGAAAGAAAGAAATATTTACTTGATCTTACGATGGAAGAATTTAAATCATTTACGCCATTATTTGAAGAAGATGTTTTTGAAGTGCTTAAGCCTGCTAATGTGATGAACGCAAGAAAAAGCTATGGAGGTACGTCACCAGAGCAAATCGCGATTCAGATTAGTTTAGCTCATCAGCATGTGAAAGAGAATGCATAAAGGGCCCTATCCGAAAGGATAAGACCCTCATGAAGAAGGAAGTTATTAGCGTTTGCTAAACAAGCGATGGGGTAGAACGGTAGTTGTCTTTTGGAGACACCTCTTTCTAATGAAAGTTGTTAGAGCCTTGTTTTACCAACAGAGTAGTTCAACGCGACCATCTCCTTAAAAGCTTCCGTTTTCCTTATGCACTTTTGTTCTTCCCTCTTCACTAATTATCATGGCCACTTTCATCTGCTTCTATACATGCCCATTCAAACTTTTTTCGGATACTTTTTTTCCGTAAGTGGGAGAATACGAAGAGGTGAAAGGAGGGGTAAGATGGGCCGAGGAAAGGCATTTGATCATAAGAAAAAAGGAATGGAACGTGAACGACCGAAAACAGCAGATCAAACAAAGTTCCCTCACGAAGCATCAACAGGGCATAAAACAATTCAGAATGAAGAACGCGAAGAATAAAGTAAGCTTCCTGCAATTGCAGGGAGCTTTTTACTTTTGACGAGAAACTAAGCTTGCTTTCTTGAGGTTCATTTCCAACTCCAGTAAAATTAAATATAGATGATTGAAAAGGGGACTTTTAAATGAATTCAGTAGGTCTTGT
The sequence above is drawn from the Pseudalkalibacillus hwajinpoensis genome and encodes:
- the argH gene encoding argininosuccinate lyase — protein: MSKLWGGRFTKETNKLVEEYTASIQYDKELAEEDIEGSLAHVQMLSECGVISSSDMEEIKRGLLVVLENIQNGTFVYDVSQEDIHMNIEKALIDEIGPVGGKLHTGRSRNDQVATDMHMYLIKKVNHFISHIEEVQQAILSQAESHVETVLPGYTHLQRAQPVSFAHHMLAYFWMFERDKERFQDSLKRTSMLPLGAGALAGTTFPIDRHRTAELLGFDAVYPNSMDAVSDRDFIVEFLSNASMLMMHMSRLSEEMVIWSSQEFQFIELDDSFCTGSSIMPQKKNPDVPELLRAKTGRVYGNLFSLLTVLKGLPLAYNKDMQEDKEGMFDTAKTLDGALQLLAPMIETMTVQTENMKQAVNEDYSNATDIADYLVNKGMTFRESHEVIGKIVLYGIERKKYLLDLTMEEFKSFTPLFEEDVFEVLKPANVMNARKSYGGTSPEQIAIQISLAHQHVKENA